Proteins encoded in a region of the Anoxybacillus amylolyticus genome:
- a CDS encoding vWA domain-containing protein — protein sequence MKRFIQFNDKKVDSFLFMQLSDLAKTLTKQADWEIEFGVQSYVNFVNRKIYVSHFWDNRPEKVDGLKSDVCLRAIGTLQYTTIAEVRSFLEQVNTTFTPRFAKQLFMLAEDMRLEELCKRDRPGTKKWFRTRRNVYRHYFQSQMHANLVKSVYTDTLFAATYLLLTSESPLEEIPPISEPIDHLMPQIRQLLGQFFDAASTRDVARVVLLITGMLEGILEKDMLNTYFYLPEHSYEPQGMLMEDIKRIDPLNNCDVLNEGKEGDEDVHEQTLPTWHRETSKMTKSFLQFELEQGTQADLLGEGVREGEAGDQALGVVQGSSQKSNRTDYTKQVEAKKIHMQPSGKGEPYGKENKYAEAIFLSPSPPSFAHIREYGRKKEEVAVYQKKLKKMIEQMLEHKKIMPRTDLHFGRLHKKLLRLWTDEQPRLFYKKRTPSSAIDAVFTLLVDCSASMHDKMEETKRGIVLFHEVLKSVAVSHQIVGFWEDANEANETSQPNYLHTVISFAASQKKQSGPEIFQLQPQEDNRDGFAIRLMTEQLRRRTEKQKFLLVFSDGEPAAYGYEQNGIIDTHEAVLEARKHGIEVINLFLANGEIDEGQQKTIQNIYGKHCLFVPDVSILPDQLFPLLKKLLYKSL from the coding sequence ATGAAACGGTTTATCCAGTTTAATGATAAAAAAGTCGACTCGTTTTTATTTATGCAGCTATCGGATTTAGCAAAAACATTAACAAAACAAGCTGACTGGGAAATAGAATTTGGGGTTCAGTCGTATGTTAATTTTGTCAATCGGAAAATATACGTCAGCCATTTTTGGGATAACCGTCCAGAAAAAGTCGATGGGTTGAAAAGCGATGTTTGCTTACGTGCCATCGGAACATTACAGTACACAACGATTGCGGAAGTCCGCTCCTTCCTTGAGCAGGTGAATACGACGTTTACTCCTCGGTTTGCCAAGCAGCTGTTTATGCTCGCTGAAGATATGCGGCTCGAGGAGCTTTGTAAACGAGATCGTCCTGGGACAAAAAAATGGTTTCGTACAAGAAGGAATGTGTATCGCCATTATTTCCAGAGTCAGATGCATGCCAACTTAGTAAAAAGCGTGTATACGGATACGTTATTTGCCGCTACGTATTTGTTGTTGACATCAGAATCACCGTTGGAAGAAATTCCTCCTATTTCTGAACCAATTGACCATCTCATGCCCCAAATTCGCCAGTTGCTCGGTCAGTTTTTTGACGCTGCATCAACGCGCGATGTCGCACGCGTTGTGTTGCTAATAACTGGAATGTTAGAAGGAATACTAGAAAAAGACATGTTAAATACGTATTTTTATTTGCCAGAACATAGCTACGAACCGCAAGGAATGTTGATGGAAGACATAAAACGAATCGACCCGTTGAATAACTGTGACGTGCTCAATGAAGGGAAAGAAGGAGACGAGGATGTCCACGAACAAACGTTGCCGACATGGCATCGCGAAACAAGCAAAATGACGAAAAGCTTTTTACAGTTTGAACTAGAGCAAGGAACACAAGCAGATTTATTAGGGGAAGGAGTGCGCGAAGGAGAAGCAGGGGATCAAGCACTTGGGGTTGTTCAAGGTTCCTCGCAAAAAAGCAATCGAACGGACTATACGAAGCAAGTAGAAGCGAAAAAAATTCATATGCAGCCATCTGGGAAAGGGGAACCTTATGGGAAAGAAAACAAATATGCAGAAGCGATTTTCCTCTCTCCATCTCCTCCTTCTTTCGCCCATATTCGGGAATACGGGCGAAAAAAGGAAGAGGTTGCCGTTTATCAAAAGAAATTGAAAAAAATGATTGAACAAATGCTTGAACATAAAAAAATTATGCCCCGTACAGATTTACACTTTGGTCGTTTGCATAAAAAATTACTTCGTTTATGGACGGACGAACAGCCGCGTTTATTTTACAAAAAGCGCACTCCATCCAGTGCCATTGATGCCGTTTTTACATTGTTAGTGGACTGCTCTGCTTCGATGCATGATAAAATGGAGGAAACGAAGCGAGGGATCGTATTATTTCATGAGGTGTTAAAATCGGTGGCGGTTTCACATCAAATTGTTGGCTTTTGGGAAGATGCCAATGAAGCAAATGAAACGAGCCAGCCGAATTATTTGCATACTGTTATTTCGTTTGCCGCTTCCCAAAAGAAGCAAAGTGGTCCAGAAATTTTTCAGCTGCAGCCGCAAGAAGATAATCGCGATGGCTTTGCAATCCGTCTCATGACGGAACAATTAAGGAGGCGAACAGAAAAACAAAAATTTTTACTAGTGTTTTCTGATGGCGAACCAGCAGCGTATGGCTATGAGCAAAACGGAATTATCGATACGCATGAAGCGGTGCTCGAAGCAAGAAAACACGGAATTGAAGTAATTAACCTCTTTTTAGCAAACGGAGAAATTGACGAGGGGCAGCAAAAAACGATTCAAAATATTTACGGCAAACACTGCTTGTTTGTTCCGGACGTCTCTATACTTCCAGATCAATTATTTCCATTGTTAAAAAAATTGTTATATAAAAGCTTATAA
- a CDS encoding helix-turn-helix transcriptional regulator, producing MGEKRTSSGFLLKQRAFLKLYLITLTEQERLYGLKLLDVLRQEFKPYGYKPNHSEVYKALHDLIEDGILKQVKQKKEGMKYQEVVYYRFADGGYEKAKLYKRQLKAELDRCEALIRKAIQDNYS from the coding sequence ATGGGAGAAAAACGGACATCAAGCGGATTTTTGTTAAAGCAGCGCGCATTTTTAAAATTGTATTTAATTACGTTGACAGAGCAAGAACGTTTATATGGGCTAAAACTATTAGACGTGCTTCGGCAAGAGTTTAAACCGTATGGATATAAACCGAACCATTCGGAGGTGTATAAAGCACTACACGATTTAATTGAAGACGGCATTTTAAAACAAGTGAAGCAAAAAAAAGAGGGGATGAAGTACCAAGAAGTCGTTTACTATCGCTTTGCAGATGGAGGATATGAGAAAGCGAAACTGTACAAACGGCAGCTGAAAGCAGAGTTAGACCGCTGTGAAGCGCTTATACGTAAGGCTATCCAAGATAACTATAGCTAA
- a CDS encoding ATP-binding protein, translating to MNIALPVAIEQQMQTRKKQFAYDEDAYLIGKGGYTTAAPYTLYDAIVALALGKNVLLKGPTGAGKTKLAETLSYLFGQPMHSINCSVDLDAEAMLGFKTIQEREGKPVIEFIPGPVIQAMTKGHLLYIDEINMAKPETLPILNGVLDYRKTLTNPFTGEVVKAKSTFGVIAAINEGYIGTVPLNEALKNRFIVIDVPYIQGDALKDVLRAQSILKDHSLIDRFVMLSADLIVQVQSGQISETAASIRALIDACDLAVYLPPLRAIERGIVEKLEDDREKAAVRNIAETLFE from the coding sequence ATGAATATAGCATTACCTGTTGCCATTGAACAACAGATGCAAACCCGAAAGAAACAGTTTGCCTATGACGAAGACGCGTATTTAATTGGAAAAGGAGGATACACTACAGCAGCTCCCTATACTCTTTACGATGCTATCGTTGCATTGGCACTTGGAAAAAATGTGCTTTTAAAAGGACCAACGGGTGCAGGGAAAACAAAGTTAGCGGAAACGTTGTCTTATTTGTTCGGACAGCCAATGCATAGCATTAATTGTTCTGTTGACCTAGACGCAGAAGCAATGCTTGGCTTCAAAACGATTCAAGAACGGGAAGGAAAACCTGTTATTGAATTTATTCCTGGACCTGTCATTCAAGCAATGACAAAAGGTCATTTGCTTTATATTGACGAAATTAACATGGCGAAGCCAGAAACGTTGCCGATTTTAAATGGTGTACTCGACTATCGGAAAACGCTCACCAACCCATTTACTGGCGAAGTAGTAAAAGCGAAAAGCACGTTTGGCGTAATCGCTGCGATTAACGAAGGATACATCGGCACAGTTCCATTAAACGAAGCGCTCAAAAATCGCTTTATTGTTATAGATGTCCCCTACATTCAAGGTGACGCATTAAAAGATGTATTACGAGCACAGAGTATATTAAAGGATCATTCGTTAATCGATCGATTTGTAATGTTATCGGCTGATTTAATCGTTCAAGTGCAAAGCGGCCAAATTTCAGAAACAGCAGCTTCTATTCGTGCACTCATTGATGCATGCGATTTAGCAGTTTATTTGCCGCCGCTTCGAGCAATTGAGCGCGGGATTGTCGAAAAATTAGAAGACGACCGCGAAAAAGCCGCGGTACGCAACATTGCGGAAACACTCTTTGAGTGA
- the hmpA gene encoding NO-inducible flavohemoprotein: MNATKTLLSKKTIEIIQSTVPVLEQYGEQITKRFYQLMFSNHPELLNIFNHAHQKQGRQPKALAASVYAAAKHIDNLEAILPVVKQIGHKHRSLGVKKEHYPIVGKHLLLAIKDVLGDAATDEVIEAWGEAYGVIADVFIQVEEEMYREAERKTGGWKDFRRFVVQRKVKESDVITSFYLVPEDGGEVSDFLPGQYVSVKVTIPGETYTHIRQYSLSDAPQKGYYRISVKKEAATDTQPAGIVSNYLHDHIQEGDVLELSAPAGDFTLDMAKETPVVFLSGGVGITPLFSMVNTLIAKQPERKATFIHAAINGNVHAFDADLAKLANEHESLSYYICYESPTDIDRKNPHFAKEGWITGEWLQTIVQDKQADFYFCGPVPFMKAIYHALKEWGVAEANIHYEFFGPAGDLTK, encoded by the coding sequence ATGAACGCAACAAAAACATTATTAAGCAAAAAAACGATCGAAATCATTCAATCAACAGTACCGGTACTAGAACAGTATGGGGAACAAATTACGAAACGGTTTTATCAATTAATGTTTTCTAACCACCCGGAGCTGTTGAACATTTTCAACCATGCCCATCAAAAACAAGGACGACAGCCAAAAGCGTTAGCGGCTTCTGTCTACGCAGCAGCAAAACATATTGATAACTTAGAAGCGATTTTGCCGGTAGTCAAACAAATTGGGCACAAACATCGCAGCCTCGGTGTAAAAAAAGAGCACTATCCAATCGTCGGAAAGCATTTATTGTTAGCGATCAAAGATGTGTTAGGCGATGCAGCAACCGATGAAGTGATTGAGGCGTGGGGAGAAGCGTATGGTGTCATTGCGGACGTATTTATTCAAGTTGAAGAAGAAATGTATCGGGAAGCAGAAAGGAAAACAGGGGGATGGAAAGATTTCCGCCGCTTTGTTGTGCAACGAAAAGTAAAAGAAAGTGATGTCATTACGTCGTTTTACCTTGTACCAGAAGACGGCGGAGAAGTTAGCGATTTCTTACCTGGCCAATACGTAAGCGTAAAAGTAACGATCCCTGGAGAAACGTATACACATATTCGCCAGTATAGCTTATCTGACGCTCCGCAAAAAGGGTATTATCGGATTAGCGTGAAAAAAGAAGCAGCAACCGATACGCAACCAGCTGGAATCGTATCAAACTATTTACACGACCACATTCAAGAAGGGGATGTACTTGAATTAAGCGCACCAGCGGGTGATTTTACGCTTGATATGGCAAAAGAAACGCCAGTCGTGTTCCTTAGCGGTGGGGTTGGGATTACGCCGTTATTTAGCATGGTCAACACGTTAATCGCTAAGCAACCGGAGCGGAAAGCAACGTTCATTCATGCAGCAATCAACGGAAACGTTCACGCCTTTGATGCAGATCTTGCAAAACTTGCGAACGAGCATGAGTCGCTTTCTTATTATATTTGCTATGAATCGCCAACAGACATAGACCGAAAAAACCCTCACTTCGCCAAAGAAGGATGGATTACAGGCGAATGGTTACAAACAATCGTGCAGGATAAGCAAGCCGATTTCTATTTCTGTGGTCCAGTGCCATTTATGAAAGCTATTTATCACGCACTAAAAGAATGGGGCGTAGCAGAAGCTAATATCCATTATGAATTTTTCGGCCCTGCCGGCGACTTAACGAAATAA
- a CDS encoding Rrf2 family transcriptional regulator: protein MQLTNYTEYALRVLLFLGALEPGEKTNIKEISRAFSISENHLSKIVYELGKEGFIETIRGRNGGIRLAKKPEDICIGTVVRHTEDNLSLVECFAGHGNHCIITPVCGLKHVLHEALEAFLRVLDSYTLADLLANKHHLQSIFQQKRS, encoded by the coding sequence ATGCAGTTAACAAACTATACAGAATACGCACTGCGTGTGCTTCTTTTCTTAGGGGCATTAGAACCTGGGGAAAAAACGAATATTAAAGAAATTTCGCGCGCCTTTTCCATTTCTGAAAATCATTTAAGTAAAATTGTATACGAACTTGGAAAAGAAGGATTTATCGAAACAATTCGTGGACGAAACGGTGGCATTCGCCTTGCTAAAAAACCAGAAGATATTTGCATTGGCACTGTCGTCCGCCATACAGAAGATAATTTATCGCTCGTTGAATGTTTTGCTGGACACGGCAACCATTGTATTATTACTCCTGTTTGCGGGCTTAAACATGTTCTTCACGAAGCGTTGGAGGCGTTTTTGCGAGTATTAGATTCATACACGCTAGCAGATTTGTTAGCGAATAAACATCATCTACAATCCATCTTCCAGCAAAAACGTTCGTAA
- a CDS encoding DHH family phosphoesterase yields MIKLFTDSDLDGISCGLLAKLAFGSNVDIAYCSYRTLNERVRQFIDNNLHDEQLYITDLAVNEEIEKKLAERFQSGKHVQMIDHHVTALHFNRYPWGHVKPVDEHGKKTCATSLFYEYLVQKNFLERNEALDVFVELVRQYDTWDWDENKTIEAKRLNDLLGILGMDEFIEQMLERLQAKLPFSFNDMEQYIFQTEEKKLERYIRLKQKQLVQTWMDGHCIGIVFAEQHISELGNALAKRFPHLDLISLVNVGTKHIGFRTIHDEVDVSAFAKKFGGGGHPKASGCLMDEHAFSRFAVPAFQLPPVYRDAEQNRYNIKTNDQGIFFKNNGEQWFLLANEKERMWKVLSGGPAVSFKSSEEAERWIKRQFAAGLADDTLVLEYLQQQLSWPKETIAQRYEEAIRKYKSKKS; encoded by the coding sequence ATGATAAAACTGTTTACTGATAGTGACTTAGATGGTATTAGTTGCGGCTTGCTCGCGAAGCTTGCTTTTGGTAGCAATGTGGATATTGCTTACTGCTCCTATCGCACATTAAATGAACGTGTGCGGCAATTTATTGATAACAACCTACACGACGAGCAGCTGTATATTACCGATTTGGCGGTAAACGAGGAAATCGAAAAGAAACTAGCTGAACGATTCCAATCAGGAAAGCATGTGCAAATGATTGACCACCATGTAACCGCCCTTCATTTTAATCGCTATCCGTGGGGACATGTAAAGCCAGTAGATGAACATGGGAAAAAAACGTGTGCTACTTCCTTATTTTATGAATATCTCGTTCAAAAAAATTTTTTAGAGCGAAATGAAGCGTTAGATGTGTTTGTGGAACTCGTTCGTCAATACGACACGTGGGATTGGGATGAAAACAAAACGATTGAAGCAAAGAGGCTAAACGATTTGTTAGGAATTTTAGGGATGGATGAGTTCATCGAACAGATGTTAGAGCGTTTGCAGGCGAAGCTTCCGTTTTCTTTTAATGACATGGAACAATATATCTTTCAAACAGAAGAAAAGAAATTAGAGCGCTACATTCGCCTCAAACAAAAGCAACTTGTACAAACGTGGATGGATGGGCATTGCATAGGAATCGTATTTGCCGAGCAGCACATATCTGAATTAGGAAATGCTTTAGCGAAACGGTTCCCACACTTGGATTTAATCTCCCTTGTAAATGTTGGGACGAAACATATTGGGTTTCGAACGATTCACGACGAAGTAGACGTGTCGGCATTTGCAAAAAAATTTGGTGGTGGAGGCCATCCGAAAGCTTCGGGCTGTTTAATGGATGAACATGCGTTTTCACGCTTCGCTGTGCCGGCATTTCAGCTTCCGCCTGTTTATCGCGATGCGGAACAAAATCGCTATAATATAAAAACAAACGACCAAGGAATCTTTTTCAAAAATAATGGAGAACAATGGTTTTTACTCGCTAATGAAAAAGAACGCATGTGGAAGGTGCTTAGCGGCGGCCCAGCTGTTTCGTTTAAAAGTAGCGAGGAAGCAGAGCGGTGGATAAAACGACAATTTGCGGCAGGATTGGCAGATGATACACTTGTATTAGAGTATTTGCAACAACAATTGTCATGGCCAAAAGAAACGATTGCCCAACGCTATGAAGAGGCAATTCGGAAATACAAAAGCAAAAAAAGTTGA
- the purU gene encoding formyltetrahydrofolate deformylase: MHTFRERRLQNFLQNYQHRARLVISCPDRPGIVAAVTSFLYEQGANIVESSQYSTDPEGGTFFLRIEFDTPMMATRKANIEKAFAPIAQTFQMNWRFRLHNDLQKLAIFVSKEEHCLLELLWEWQAGELLADIAVVISNHEYMRESVESIGIPYYFIPVTKEKKAEAEGKQLALLNEYKVDTIVLARYMQILSPEFVAQFPAKIINIHHSFLPAFVGARPYERAYERGVKLIGATSHYVTDDLDEGPIIEQDVARVDHRYHPEDLKRIGRIIEKTVLARALKWHLEDRVIIYQNKTIVFN; the protein is encoded by the coding sequence ATGCACACGTTTCGCGAACGTCGTCTACAAAATTTTTTGCAAAACTATCAGCATCGAGCACGGCTTGTCATCTCATGTCCAGACCGACCTGGTATCGTAGCTGCTGTCACTTCGTTTTTGTACGAGCAAGGGGCAAATATCGTTGAATCAAGTCAATACTCGACTGATCCAGAAGGGGGAACGTTTTTTTTACGAATCGAATTTGATACACCGATGATGGCCACTCGAAAAGCGAACATAGAAAAAGCATTTGCACCGATTGCCCAAACATTTCAAATGAATTGGCGTTTTCGATTACATAACGATTTGCAAAAGCTCGCGATTTTCGTTTCCAAAGAAGAACATTGCTTATTAGAACTGCTATGGGAATGGCAAGCAGGGGAACTCTTAGCAGATATCGCTGTTGTCATTAGCAATCATGAATATATGCGAGAAAGCGTCGAATCGATTGGTATCCCTTATTATTTCATTCCAGTGACAAAAGAAAAAAAAGCGGAAGCAGAAGGGAAACAACTCGCACTTTTAAATGAATATAAAGTCGATACGATCGTGCTTGCCCGCTACATGCAAATTTTATCCCCGGAATTTGTGGCACAATTTCCAGCCAAAATTATTAACATTCATCATTCGTTTCTGCCAGCTTTCGTCGGAGCAAGACCGTATGAACGAGCGTATGAGCGTGGAGTCAAATTAATCGGGGCAACATCCCATTATGTCACCGACGATTTGGACGAAGGACCGATTATCGAGCAAGACGTGGCGCGAGTAGACCACCGCTATCATCCAGAAGATTTAAAACGAATCGGACGCATTATCGAAAAAACGGTTCTTGCGCGGGCATTAAAATGGCATCTCGAAGATCGCGTCATCATTTACCAAAACAAAACGATCGTTTTTAACTAA
- the speE gene encoding polyamine aminopropyltransferase, with protein sequence MKQALSSLPPYLKMENGELWLTEDDRENLKISYRIKEIIFSEQSPFQQVMILDSYDFGRMLVLDGVVQTTSIDGHIYNEMISHVPLQFHPAPKKVLIIGGGDCGAAREVAKYPDIAEIHMVEIDEKVVQACKEHLPAVSGNLSDPRVQFIYTDGVAFVKEHANTYDVIIIDSSDPIGPAKELFSYEFYKSVHRALKEDGIMVCQSQSPIFHLDVLKQTYTNIRQLFPHAAVYTATVPTYPGGLWSFTIGAKIPLSLPNRLSLPTDTKYVNDAILTRCFELPQFMKTALS encoded by the coding sequence ATGAAACAGGCATTGTCATCACTACCACCATATTTAAAAATGGAGAATGGGGAACTTTGGTTGACGGAAGATGATCGGGAGAATTTAAAAATTAGCTATCGAATCAAAGAAATTATCTTCTCAGAGCAATCTCCGTTTCAACAAGTGATGATTTTAGATTCGTACGATTTTGGCAGGATGCTCGTGCTTGACGGGGTTGTTCAAACAACTTCGATTGATGGTCATATTTATAATGAGATGATTTCTCACGTTCCACTTCAATTCCATCCAGCGCCAAAAAAAGTGCTGATTATCGGTGGTGGCGACTGTGGAGCAGCTCGGGAAGTAGCAAAATACCCCGATATTGCAGAAATTCATATGGTAGAAATTGATGAAAAAGTCGTACAAGCTTGTAAAGAACACTTGCCAGCCGTTTCTGGCAATTTATCTGATCCTCGCGTCCAATTTATTTATACGGATGGGGTCGCATTTGTGAAAGAACACGCAAATACGTACGATGTCATCATTATTGATTCCTCTGACCCGATTGGACCAGCGAAGGAATTATTTTCTTATGAGTTTTATAAAAGTGTGCATCGCGCGTTAAAAGAAGATGGGATAATGGTATGCCAAAGTCAATCCCCTATTTTCCATCTAGATGTTTTAAAACAAACGTATACAAACATTCGTCAACTATTTCCACACGCAGCTGTCTATACCGCAACGGTACCAACGTATCCGGGCGGATTATGGAGCTTTACCATCGGCGCGAAAATTCCGCTTTCTCTTCCGAATAGATTGTCGTTGCCAACCGACACGAAATACGTAAACGATGCGATTCTAACTCGTTGTTTTGAATTGCCGCAATTTATGAAAACAGCGTTATCATAG